The Trueperaceae bacterium genomic sequence GGCGACCTCGTCGGCGGTGAACGGCGTGAAGTCGTCGGGGAGCGCCGCGTCGTTGCCCCACGCGGTCGAGGCGTGATTCAGGGTGTTCGCGATCACGTCGTCCCCGAGGTAGCCCCAGGCGGGCATCACGCCGGCGTACGTCATGCCCTGCACCTCGATCTCGCCCTGCAGGCCGTACAGCAAGGCGGCGATGACGTACTCGCGGCCCGCGTCGCCCTCGACGAGGGTGGGCATGTGCTCCGCGAGGGGCGGGAAGGCGCCGGGCAGGCCCGCGCCGTTCGCCTGGTGGCAGGACGCGCAGTTCGCGGCGTAGGCGGCCTCCGCGGCGGCGGGGTCGAACGTGGCGACCTCGGTCGCCTGCGCCGCCTCGTCCGTCGTCGCGGCGTCCGCGTCGGCCACCGCCTCGTCCGCGTCGGTGGGGGCGGCCTCCTCGCTCGGGGCCGCCTCGGCGCGGGCCGCGCCGAACGCGGGCGTAGCGAGCGACACCGTCCACCCCTCGCGGGCGGCGGGGGGCGGGGTGACGCGCAGCGTCTGGTTCTTGGGGGGGCCGTCGCGCAGCACGTCGGCGAGGGGGCGGCTGTAGCCGTCGGTCTCGACCTTCGCGAGGGTCGCTTCGTCGACGCCGGCGTCGCCGTAGCCGCCGCCGTGATCGTCGGCCTCGCCGTGCGCGGGTTGCGACACCGTGAGCGCCGCCTGGCGGATCTCGGGCAGGCTGGCGGGAAGGGTCATCAGGAACGTGAAGGCCACGAAGGTGCCCATGCCGATCACCATGCCGCTCGTGAAGAAGCCGGTGTAGGTGGCGTCGTCGTCCTTGAGGTGCATGAAGTAGGCGATGACCATCACGAACTTCGCGAGGCTGAGCGCGATCAACCAGAACAGGATGGCGCCCGGCCCGAGCCAGGGGATCGGGTACTCGATGATGGCGAACTCGACGTACGTGATGACGGCCAGGATCAGCGCGACGACGATGTAGCCGCGGATGCCGTGCGATGCGTGGGAGTCGTGATCGTGGCTCATGACGACCTCAGCCGCCCGCCCCGGGAATGAAGTCCACGAGGTAGACGAGGGTGAAGATGACGATCCAGACGACGTCCACGAAGTGCCAGTAGAGGCCGGCGACCTCGAGGTTCGTCGCGTCCTTCGACGTCCAGGGACGGACGTAGCTGGCGACGACGATCGACAACAGCCAGAGGACCCCGATGGCGACGTGCACCCCGTGCGTCCCGGTCAGGACGTAGAAGGTGGTGCCGAACAGGTTGCCCTGCAGCGTCAGGCCGAGGTCGACGAAGTGGTTGAACTCGTAGACCTGGAAGCCGAGGAAGATCGCTCCGAAGAACGCGACGCCGAACGTCCAGAGGCGGAACTTGGCGACGTCGTTGCGCTTGAGCGCATCGAGGGCGATCACCATCAGGAACGAACTCATCAGCAGCACGAAGGTGCTGACCGTCGTGAGGGGGATGTCGAGGACGTCCTGGGGGTAGGGCCCCGTCAGGCTGCGGCCCTTGTAGATGAGGTAGGTCCCGATGAGGGTGCCGAAGAACATGATGTCGGACGCGAGGAAGATCCACATCATGAGCTTCATGTCGGGCAGCGAGCTGCTGCGCCAGCCGTGCGCGGGGACGGTCCCCGCGGCCTGCGTGGGGGCGTCGGCGGCCATCAGTCGCCCGCCGCTTCCGCGCCGTCGTCGGGGTGCACGTGGTGCCCGCCGACCCCCTCGAACGCCCAGCCGTACGTCGCGCCGACGAGGACGACCAGCATCAGGATCGACAGCGGCCAGTTCTCGAACAGCAGGCCGTAGCCGGCGATGAAGATGGAGGTGGCGAGCAGGAACGGGTACCACGACTGCCCCGGCATGTGGATGCCGTGCGCATCGAAGTCCATGCCCTCCCACTGCGACCCGTCGTCCCCGTGCGACGCCTCCGGGTACTTCTGCGCCCAGAAGGCGTCCCGGTCGGTGACGATGGGTTGCTCGTCGAAGTTGTGGTGCTGGGGCGGGCTCGTCGCGGCCCACTCGAGCGTCCGGGCGTCCCACGGGTCGTTCCCGGCGGGGGTGCCGTTGCGGAAGGCGTAGATCACGCTGAAGAGCAGCATGAACAACGCGGTCCCCATCACGAACGTCCCGGCGGTGGAGACGAGGTTCCAGATCTCCAGCCCGATGCCCGCCTCGTACGTTTGGGTGCGGCGCGGCATGCCCATGAGGCCCGCGAAGTGTTGCGGCATGAAGATCATGTTGAAGCCGATGAACATCGCCGCGAAGGTCCACTGGCCGAAACGTTCGGGCAGCAGCTTGCCGGTGAGTTTCGGGAACCAGTAGTAGACGCCGGCGAAGAACGCGAAGAGCGCGCCGCCGCCCATGACGTAGTGGAAGTGCGCGACGACGAAGTAGCTGTCGGTCGCTTGGGCGGTGAACGGCGGCATGGCGAGCATGATGCCGGTGATG encodes the following:
- a CDS encoding cytochrome C oxidase subunit IV family protein; the encoded protein is MSHDHDSHASHGIRGYIVVALILAVITYVEFAIIEYPIPWLGPGAILFWLIALSLAKFVMVIAYFMHLKDDDATYTGFFTSGMVIGMGTFVAFTFLMTLPASLPEIRQAALTVSQPAHGEADDHGGGYGDAGVDEATLAKVETDGYSRPLADVLRDGPPKNQTLRVTPPPAAREGWTVSLATPAFGAARAEAAPSEEAAPTDADEAVADADAATTDEAAQATEVATFDPAAAEAAYAANCASCHQANGAGLPGAFPPLAEHMPTLVEGDAGREYVIAALLYGLQGEIEVQGMTYAGVMPAWGYLGDDVIANTLNHASTAWGNDAALPDDFTPFTADEVAAQRDAGLTADDVYALRSALDLP
- a CDS encoding cytochrome c oxidase subunit 3, whose protein sequence is MAADAPTQAAGTVPAHGWRSSSLPDMKLMMWIFLASDIMFFGTLIGTYLIYKGRSLTGPYPQDVLDIPLTTVSTFVLLMSSFLMVIALDALKRNDVAKFRLWTFGVAFFGAIFLGFQVYEFNHFVDLGLTLQGNLFGTTFYVLTGTHGVHVAIGVLWLLSIVVASYVRPWTSKDATNLEVAGLYWHFVDVVWIVIFTLVYLVDFIPGAGG